A stretch of the Chroogloeocystis siderophila 5.2 s.c.1 genome encodes the following:
- a CDS encoding 3-oxoacyl-[acyl-carrier-protein] synthase III C-terminal domain-containing protein, with translation MITPSVGIRSLAISFPQTIRTNDYWLEKFPQLGNQTQRQARLPQLTSSENGLDIWLQEVTPYLGDPFRGSVGRRVLALNESSLTLECRAAQDALSSAQLTADEVDLAIVASLFPDTVGPGLAALLAKELGLRCPAWNLESTCASALIALQTAQAFIQTGVYHRVLIVVSHIGSRCVNDEDTLSWSMGDGAGAFVVGSVKPTQGILSTKIVSTSTTYGAYTHELVVDTQGKPRIQTRTGENVSSLAETAVDCIRHCCQEALSTAGVSLDQISVFAVNTPTAWYASVCAKALSIDPQRVMNLYPLYANIGPVYSVANLYYAVTTGKLCEDDLVLVYANGAGATAAATVMRWSDVAIAATDDSSSLPQQTTTVVATQPHWDAVRLPAAVNPEERYAFLETYLCDWLAHSTQLASSQLHSHVLLSTLLDSLLAIALRSRIESDLKVRVPMEKFFGETTIANLAEFLLNQLIVTELVNSKTATSTSAREIVSL, from the coding sequence ATGATAACGCCATCGGTCGGTATTCGCTCACTGGCAATTAGTTTTCCTCAGACAATTCGCACCAACGACTACTGGTTGGAAAAATTTCCTCAATTAGGCAATCAAACGCAACGACAAGCTAGGCTACCGCAGCTGACATCGAGCGAAAATGGACTTGATATTTGGTTACAAGAAGTCACCCCGTATTTGGGCGATCCTTTTAGGGGTAGCGTTGGGCGGCGCGTGTTAGCACTCAACGAATCATCACTGACGCTAGAATGTCGTGCGGCACAAGACGCACTTTCATCGGCTCAACTAACAGCCGATGAGGTTGATTTAGCGATCGTTGCTTCACTCTTTCCCGATACAGTAGGTCCAGGGCTAGCGGCTTTACTAGCAAAGGAACTAGGATTGCGTTGCCCTGCTTGGAATCTAGAATCAACTTGTGCGAGTGCGTTGATTGCGTTGCAAACGGCTCAAGCATTCATTCAAACAGGAGTCTATCATCGTGTCTTAATCGTTGTTTCGCATATTGGCTCGCGTTGTGTAAACGACGAAGATACGCTTTCATGGTCGATGGGTGACGGTGCGGGGGCATTCGTTGTAGGTTCAGTCAAACCAACACAAGGCATTCTCAGTACCAAAATAGTATCGACATCTACAACGTATGGAGCCTACACACATGAGTTAGTTGTTGATACTCAAGGTAAACCGCGTATTCAAACTCGTACCGGAGAAAACGTGAGTAGCTTAGCCGAAACGGCAGTTGATTGTATCCGCCATTGCTGTCAAGAAGCACTCAGCACAGCAGGTGTCAGCCTCGATCAAATTAGCGTGTTTGCTGTCAATACACCCACTGCTTGGTATGCGAGCGTTTGTGCCAAAGCACTCAGTATTGATCCGCAGCGCGTGATGAATCTTTACCCGCTATATGCGAATATAGGTCCGGTATACTCGGTTGCCAATCTTTATTACGCTGTAACCACAGGTAAGCTTTGCGAAGATGACTTGGTATTGGTATACGCTAATGGTGCTGGGGCGACTGCTGCGGCGACTGTTATGCGTTGGAGTGATGTTGCCATAGCTGCAACAGACGATTCATCAAGTCTTCCACAGCAAACGACAACAGTAGTAGCAACACAACCGCATTGGGATGCTGTGCGATTACCAGCTGCTGTTAACCCAGAAGAGCGCTATGCCTTTCTAGAAACTTATCTCTGCGATTGGTTAGCACATTCTACTCAGCTTGCGTCGTCTCAACTTCATTCTCACGTCTTACTGAGTACGCTGCTTGATTCTTTACTGGCGATCGCTTTGCGCAGTCGCATCGAAAGTGATTTAAAAGTGCGAGTTCCAATGGAAAAATTCTTTGGTGAGACAACAATCGCCAATCTCGCGGAATTTTTACTCAATCAATTAATAGTGACAGAACTTGTTAACTCCAAAACGGCAACTTCTACATCAGCACGGGAAATCGTGAGTTTGTAA
- a CDS encoding MFS transporter, which translates to MRTFTILWSGQMASAIGTEMTQFALTIWIWQVTQETTAIALISFFFQLPQILIALFAGLIIDRFSRKYLMIFSDVVVALCTILIGLLYSTQTLQLWHLYSLAIAYGCCGQIQTLAFTASISSIVPKQHYARVSSLKTLVNYSSAIVAPALVGLFYPTIGLLGIIAIDIATFAVGIFTVFLVHIPQTFDLEATALTSKTIWKQLTWGIHYILARPSLRAMTIVFCLFLFTYHMSETLYQPLILARTGSSAQVLSTVVIAAGIGGVVGAVGLSIFSGFQRQVRGMLLGFVGTGIGSMILGLGRVPGVWIGAQFFAALNIPLVYSSSYAVWYAKVKPDIQGRVLAAAHTVGLIVGAIASLIAGPLADQLELMMTSGSWTASIFAPLVGTGSGAGIALLYITISLGMVLIGVGGFAFPTLRNAEDLLPDHDHE; encoded by the coding sequence GTGCGTACCTTCACAATTCTCTGGAGCGGGCAGATGGCATCTGCAATTGGAACAGAAATGACCCAATTTGCGCTCACAATTTGGATTTGGCAAGTAACACAAGAAACAACGGCGATCGCGCTGATTAGTTTCTTCTTTCAGCTACCGCAAATCTTGATTGCGCTGTTTGCAGGGTTAATTATTGATCGCTTCAGTCGCAAGTACTTAATGATTTTCAGCGATGTAGTTGTAGCGCTGTGTACGATTTTGATTGGGCTACTGTACTCAACCCAAACTTTGCAACTTTGGCATCTTTATAGTTTAGCGATTGCCTACGGCTGCTGCGGACAAATTCAGACCCTAGCTTTTACTGCCTCGATTTCATCAATTGTGCCCAAGCAGCACTACGCCCGCGTTAGCAGTCTGAAGACTCTCGTCAACTATAGTTCGGCGATCGTTGCGCCAGCTTTAGTCGGTCTTTTTTATCCCACAATCGGTTTGCTCGGCATTATTGCGATTGATATTGCCACATTTGCAGTGGGAATCTTTACCGTATTTTTAGTCCACATTCCCCAGACGTTTGATTTAGAAGCCACAGCACTTACAAGTAAAACAATTTGGAAACAACTGACATGGGGTATCCACTACATCTTGGCTAGACCCAGCCTACGAGCAATGACCATAGTTTTCTGCTTATTTTTATTTACCTACCACATGAGCGAAACCTTGTATCAGCCATTAATTCTGGCACGCACAGGTAGCAGTGCGCAGGTATTAAGTACTGTTGTTATTGCAGCGGGTATCGGCGGTGTGGTTGGGGCAGTGGGTTTAAGCATTTTCAGTGGATTTCAGCGGCAAGTCCGCGGGATGTTGCTGGGGTTTGTTGGCACTGGCATCGGTAGTATGATCTTAGGATTAGGGCGTGTACCTGGTGTGTGGATTGGCGCGCAGTTCTTTGCGGCATTGAATATTCCGCTCGTGTATAGTTCGAGTTATGCAGTGTGGTATGCCAAGGTTAAGCCAGATATTCAGGGGCGAGTTTTAGCAGCTGCGCACACCGTCGGTTTGATTGTGGGTGCAATAGCAAGTTTAATCGCAGGACCTCTAGCTGACCAATTGGAACTGATGATGACTTCAGGAAGCTGGACAGCATCGATATTTGCACCGCTAGTTGGAACAGGTTCCGGCGCTGGCATTGCACTGTTGTACATCACGATTTCGCTTGGTATGGTTTTAATCGGTGTGGGCGGTTTTGCATTCCCTACGCTGCGCAACGCCGAAGATCTGTTACCCGATCACGATCACGAATAA
- a CDS encoding anthranilate synthase component I family protein — protein sequence MYQVVSDPLVYHELFVPVQKDPQCLLQTLLNLGLSSYMLYQSEQETRIAGNALCSIAVSLDAVVCNRLGQTQSQPIGEPLKQVESILASLPIEDWTAYGYISFDLARFYYPYTKAIAQPLLYFVIPETELHITAKGIRIRSVKSLTKILEALSVNNSTRNYTATPPEVDFSDRTPYQTQVGKLIQAIQAGDLHKAILSRSVQVQGEMDVLGTYCLGAKSNNSARSYCFEFDNVRAVGFSPEILMKVDGDRIITNPLAGTRPRAENAQHDQKLYRELFTDAKEIKEHALSIWLAQAEMAAFCIPDTVQVYDFMQVKQYRCVQHLSSRVGGQLKPGKTLWDALKVLFPGITVSGIDKYRALKWIDALEAEPRGIYAGGIGWVNSCGMADIAIAIRSVYQYGNSIHFNAGAGIVAESIPENEYLESVNKMNTMLSHLVLRSRA from the coding sequence ATGTATCAGGTCGTCAGCGATCCGCTGGTTTATCATGAGTTGTTTGTTCCTGTGCAAAAAGATCCGCAATGCTTGTTGCAAACATTGTTGAATCTTGGGCTTTCTAGCTATATGCTCTACCAAAGCGAGCAGGAAACTCGTATTGCTGGTAATGCCTTGTGCAGTATTGCAGTCAGTTTAGATGCTGTTGTATGCAATCGCCTCGGACAAACGCAATCGCAACCGATAGGCGAGCCACTTAAGCAAGTCGAGTCGATCCTCGCGTCTTTACCGATTGAAGATTGGACAGCGTATGGTTACATTAGTTTCGATCTCGCGCGTTTTTACTATCCCTATACCAAGGCGATCGCGCAGCCGTTACTTTATTTTGTGATTCCGGAAACCGAGTTACATATAACAGCAAAAGGTATTCGCATCCGTAGCGTTAAATCGCTAACCAAAATTCTCGAAGCTTTATCAGTTAATAATTCAACGCGAAATTATACAGCGACGCCGCCAGAAGTTGATTTTAGCGATCGCACGCCTTATCAAACGCAAGTCGGCAAATTAATTCAAGCTATTCAAGCAGGAGATCTGCACAAAGCCATCCTGTCGCGTTCGGTGCAAGTTCAGGGTGAAATGGATGTGCTAGGAACGTATTGTTTAGGTGCAAAAAGTAATAACAGCGCGCGATCATATTGTTTCGAGTTCGACAACGTCCGCGCTGTCGGATTTAGTCCGGAAATTTTGATGAAAGTCGATGGCGATCGCATTATCACCAATCCTCTCGCCGGAACTCGACCCCGCGCTGAAAACGCCCAACACGATCAAAAGTTATATCGCGAATTGTTTACCGATGCTAAAGAAATCAAAGAACACGCGCTTTCAATTTGGCTAGCACAAGCGGAAATGGCAGCGTTTTGCATCCCTGATACGGTGCAAGTTTACGATTTTATGCAAGTTAAACAATACCGCTGCGTGCAACATCTATCATCAAGAGTTGGCGGTCAACTTAAACCTGGGAAAACACTTTGGGATGCTTTAAAAGTTTTGTTTCCTGGAATTACAGTGTCAGGTATTGATAAATATCGCGCCTTAAAATGGATTGACGCTTTGGAAGCCGAACCAAGGGGAATTTATGCTGGGGGTATTGGTTGGGTAAATAGTTGCGGAATGGCAGATATTGCGATCGCGATTCGTTCGGTTTACCAATACGGTAATTCGATTCATTTCAACGCTGGTGCGGGAATCGTCGCCGAGTCGATACCGGAAAATGAATATTTAGAGTCGGTTAACAAGATGAATACGATGTTGAGTCATTTAGTTTTGCGATCGCGTGCTTAA
- a CDS encoding benzoate-CoA ligase family protein, giving the protein MESVSALPKIFNIAAYFLDLAQQRGERIAFYYQDQFYTYAQVRTWVQRIAKLLAELGLDRENRIAILLPDTPEFVFTFWGAIWLGSLPVPINTACTADDIQYILQDSRAKILVTTQAWLNNLGKIESPFLQHVLTIDGDRPLMSLVVQQGDSIACAATSPEEPAFWLYTSGSTGRPKGVIHLHQSMVVCAELYGKGVLGLRENDIIYSVAKMPFAYGLGNTLYMPMAVGAAAILSDAANAFDVIADIEKYQPTILFGIPGIYAGILAVHEIAPLNSSSLRLCVSAAEQLPKTIWLKWRQTHGMEICEGIGTTELLHIFLSNTPSECRPGTSGRPVPGYDVQVVDEQGIPTQPGEIGYLQVSGESLMLGYWNRLRETRNALYGTTMQTGDKYVCDADGYFRFMGRKDDFFKVNGMWVSPFEVEDVLLQHESVLDAAVVPEAQNEQLTRVTAYVSLKAGYEASNDLENSIRQTLKAQLQSFKVPKTIHFLKTIPRTPTGKVHRQALLRNTLVEVS; this is encoded by the coding sequence ATGGAAAGTGTTTCTGCATTACCGAAAATCTTTAACATAGCAGCTTATTTTCTAGACTTGGCGCAGCAACGCGGTGAAAGGATTGCCTTTTATTACCAAGATCAATTCTACACGTATGCTCAAGTGCGCACTTGGGTGCAACGGATAGCAAAACTACTTGCTGAACTAGGGCTAGATCGCGAAAACCGCATCGCGATTCTTTTACCGGATACGCCCGAATTTGTCTTTACATTTTGGGGTGCAATTTGGCTAGGAAGCTTACCAGTTCCCATCAATACAGCTTGCACGGCGGATGACATTCAATATATTTTGCAAGACTCGCGTGCCAAAATTTTGGTAACAACACAAGCTTGGTTAAATAACCTAGGAAAGATTGAGTCGCCATTTTTGCAACATGTTCTGACGATCGACGGCGATCGCCCGTTAATGTCTTTAGTCGTACAACAAGGTGATTCCATCGCTTGCGCAGCAACCTCACCTGAAGAACCCGCATTTTGGCTATACACATCAGGAAGTACAGGGCGACCCAAAGGTGTTATTCACCTGCATCAAAGCATGGTAGTTTGCGCCGAACTATATGGCAAAGGAGTTTTAGGCTTACGCGAAAACGATATTATCTATTCGGTAGCCAAGATGCCCTTTGCGTATGGATTAGGCAATACATTGTATATGCCTATGGCAGTCGGTGCGGCGGCGATTCTTTCGGATGCGGCGAATGCGTTTGATGTTATCGCGGATATTGAAAAGTATCAACCAACAATTTTGTTTGGTATTCCTGGGATTTATGCTGGTATCTTAGCTGTGCATGAAATTGCGCCGCTGAATTCATCGTCATTGCGGCTGTGTGTCTCTGCTGCGGAACAACTACCGAAAACGATTTGGTTGAAGTGGCGACAAACGCACGGTATGGAGATTTGCGAGGGAATTGGTACGACTGAGTTATTGCATATTTTTCTATCAAACACTCCTAGTGAGTGTCGTCCAGGAACTTCAGGACGTCCAGTACCAGGCTATGACGTTCAAGTCGTTGACGAACAGGGAATTCCTACGCAACCTGGTGAAATTGGTTACTTGCAAGTGAGTGGCGAAAGCTTGATGTTGGGGTACTGGAATCGTTTGCGCGAAACTCGCAACGCGCTTTACGGAACAACAATGCAAACCGGAGATAAATACGTTTGCGATGCAGATGGTTATTTTCGGTTTATGGGGCGCAAAGACGACTTTTTTAAAGTCAACGGGATGTGGGTGTCACCGTTTGAAGTTGAGGATGTGTTACTTCAGCATGAAAGCGTATTAGATGCGGCTGTTGTTCCGGAAGCACAGAATGAGCAATTAACTCGGGTAACTGCCTACGTCAGTCTCAAAGCAGGTTATGAAGCCTCCAATGATTTAGAAAACAGCATTCGTCAGACGCTGAAGGCGCAACTACAGTCATTTAAAGTGCCTAAAACCATTCATTTTCTCAAAACGATACCGCGCACGCCTACTGGTAAAGTGCATCGTCAAGCATTACTCAGAAACACATTAGTTGAAGTGAGTTGA
- a CDS encoding acyl carrier protein, whose product MDTLKAILIDFGIPESAIREDTLLYGHLQLDSVETVRLALELKRRVGIDLKLGTRNDITLGEICHQIAAMLPAQSS is encoded by the coding sequence ATGGATACGCTCAAAGCGATTCTGATTGATTTCGGTATTCCAGAATCCGCAATCCGTGAAGACACATTATTATACGGACACTTACAGCTTGACTCGGTTGAGACAGTTAGACTTGCTCTAGAACTAAAGCGCCGCGTTGGTATCGATTTGAAGTTGGGAACTCGTAACGATATCACTTTGGGTGAAATTTGCCATCAAATTGCAGCGATGTTACCTGCTCAATCATCGTAA
- a CDS encoding TonB-dependent receptor, whose amino-acid sequence MKSLQRSLALTLASILSILVAQIAQAQTFSELEEARSHSQSPATTVKEWLAQIEETENESPVQVTNIQILTTDQGLEIILETQDELLTVDPETFRIEGNTLIADIPNAVLALPETSEFVANNPTEQIASVRVTQLDTSTIQVSVLGDGALPTEAVTLRTGDVVYSLNEAQNEEDEEIVITVTGEQLQQGYFVPDAVTGTRTETPLRDIPQSIQVVPQQVLREQQVTQLDEALRNVSSVTSNNLFGNFTNFTIRGFSNAPVLRNGFRQYGNLRSVPETAGLEQIEVLKGPASILFGDLQPGGAINVVSKQPLAEPFYEAEIQVGSRDFFRPRIDITGPLTTEENLRYRFNALVQNDSGFRGFDQNYERFFLAPVLAWEIDDRTDITFDLGFTYDKQPLDFGLVAFGDGVVDVPRDRITNEPADESDTTFLNAGYLLEHRFNENWRLVNAFRYFDQSYFASFYFPTIFDEETGDLLRSFQTRDLDFQTYSLQTNIVGEFTTGAIGHTLLFGVDLSRQTENFFGQFTPPISPLNIFDPVYGATPRPDIAELPTLVDNFTAQNRLGVYLQDQIDLFDNLKLLAGIRYDTVEQRREQNPSFTNEEGSEVTQSDDAFTPRIGLVYQPIPAISLYGSYSRSFNPNAVTTVTGDFLEPERGEGWEVGVKAELNPGLFATLAYYDIRKQNVATSDPVNPDFSVATGEQRSQGVELDLTGELLPGWNLIAAYAYTDARVTQDTDIPTGNRLVNVPRHSASLWTTYTVQTGDLQGLGFGVGFNYVGNRLGDLENTYNLGDYFLTNAAIFYQRDRYRVALNFRNIFDVNHFVASNAGGRTSGIQVGAPFTVIGSLSVEF is encoded by the coding sequence ATGAAATCTTTGCAGCGATCGCTTGCGTTGACACTCGCAAGTATCTTATCGATATTAGTAGCTCAAATTGCTCAAGCACAAACATTTTCAGAATTAGAAGAAGCGCGATCGCATTCTCAATCTCCTGCGACAACGGTTAAAGAGTGGCTAGCGCAGATTGAAGAAACAGAAAATGAATCGCCTGTACAAGTCACAAATATACAGATCCTAACTACAGATCAAGGGTTAGAAATTATCTTAGAAACTCAAGACGAGCTACTGACAGTCGATCCCGAAACTTTCCGGATTGAAGGTAACACGCTAATTGCGGATATTCCCAATGCAGTTTTGGCACTTCCTGAGACTTCTGAATTTGTTGCAAACAACCCCACCGAACAAATTGCGAGTGTGCGCGTTACCCAACTTGATACTTCCACAATTCAAGTCAGTGTCCTGGGGGATGGCGCATTACCAACAGAAGCTGTAACACTACGTACAGGTGACGTTGTTTACAGTCTAAACGAAGCACAGAATGAAGAAGATGAAGAAATTGTTATTACAGTAACCGGAGAACAACTCCAACAAGGATATTTTGTTCCTGATGCGGTAACAGGAACTCGTACTGAGACACCTTTACGCGATATTCCGCAGTCGATTCAGGTAGTACCCCAACAAGTGTTGCGCGAACAACAAGTGACGCAACTCGATGAAGCGCTACGCAATGTTAGTAGCGTTACCTCCAATAATTTATTTGGGAACTTTACAAACTTTACCATCCGCGGGTTTTCCAATGCACCAGTTTTACGCAATGGTTTTCGCCAGTATGGAAATTTGCGCTCAGTTCCTGAAACCGCCGGTTTAGAACAAATCGAAGTTCTCAAAGGTCCTGCTTCCATCTTGTTTGGCGATCTTCAACCTGGTGGTGCGATCAACGTTGTCAGCAAACAGCCGCTAGCAGAACCTTTTTATGAAGCAGAAATTCAAGTTGGTAGTCGTGATTTTTTTCGCCCACGAATTGATATTACGGGTCCTCTGACGACTGAGGAGAACTTGCGCTATCGCTTTAATGCCTTAGTGCAAAACGATAGTGGGTTTCGTGGTTTTGACCAAAATTATGAACGCTTTTTCCTCGCACCCGTCTTAGCGTGGGAAATTGATGATCGCACCGATATCACGTTTGATTTAGGGTTTACTTACGATAAGCAACCGCTAGATTTTGGGTTAGTGGCGTTTGGTGATGGTGTTGTTGATGTTCCCCGCGATCGCATTACAAACGAACCTGCTGACGAAAGCGACACGACGTTTTTAAATGCAGGGTATCTACTCGAACACCGCTTTAATGAAAATTGGCGACTTGTAAACGCCTTTCGCTATTTCGATCAAAGCTATTTTGCTAGTTTTTATTTTCCGACTATTTTTGACGAGGAAACAGGCGATTTGCTGCGTTCGTTTCAAACTCGCGATTTAGATTTTCAAACATACTCGCTACAAACGAACATTGTTGGTGAATTTACAACAGGTGCGATCGGTCACACATTGCTCTTTGGCGTAGATCTCAGCCGTCAAACTGAGAATTTCTTTGGGCAATTTACGCCGCCTATTTCTCCACTGAATATCTTCGATCCCGTCTATGGAGCAACTCCTAGACCTGATATCGCAGAATTACCTACATTAGTTGATAACTTCACCGCCCAAAATCGCTTGGGAGTGTATTTACAAGATCAAATTGATTTATTCGACAATTTAAAGCTACTCGCAGGGATACGCTATGACACTGTAGAACAACGTCGCGAACAAAATCCTAGCTTTACTAACGAAGAAGGTTCAGAAGTTACCCAAAGTGATGATGCATTCACGCCACGTATTGGTTTAGTTTATCAACCAATTCCCGCAATTTCGCTTTATGGTAGTTACTCGCGATCATTTAATCCTAATGCAGTCACTACAGTCACAGGTGATTTTTTAGAACCCGAACGCGGCGAAGGCTGGGAAGTTGGTGTCAAAGCAGAACTCAATCCTGGGTTATTTGCCACACTAGCGTACTACGACATTAGAAAACAGAATGTAGCGACGAGTGATCCTGTGAATCCTGATTTTTCAGTTGCGACAGGCGAACAACGCAGCCAAGGAGTTGAACTTGACTTGACAGGAGAACTTTTACCTGGGTGGAATCTGATTGCCGCGTACGCCTATACCGATGCTAGAGTGACACAAGATACTGATATTCCTACTGGTAATCGGTTAGTGAATGTTCCTCGACACAGTGCAAGCTTGTGGACAACCTATACAGTTCAAACAGGTGACTTACAAGGATTAGGGTTCGGTGTTGGATTCAATTACGTCGGAAATCGTCTTGGCGATTTAGAAAATACCTACAATTTGGGCGATTACTTCCTCACAAATGCGGCAATATTTTATCAACGCGATCGCTACCGCGTGGCGCTCAATTTCCGAAATATTTTTGATGTTAATCACTTTGTCGCTTCTAACGCTGGGGGTCGTACGAGTGGAATTCAAGTCGGTGCGCCGTTTACTGTGATTGGTTCGTTGTCGGTGGAATTTTAG
- a CDS encoding iron-siderophore ABC transporter substrate-binding protein — MVIKKLQLLFLAALTAFVIVSCGVNHSVRTAVESPATRTDCRRIPHQMGETEICGKPQRVVALGPDMLELLLALDVQPVGFGDYVRFEGDYDNPTQQIPYLGNRITKAIANVGWSANPSLEALVKVKPDLIISRALSADLYATLSKIAPTLFLKQFDTEANLRAIASSVDTPQAEQVIAQMQQTISEARQEFASTVASHPQVLMLIASGTSEMRLVSSTDNPCSALIQELGFQLVYPPNFDSAQQKALPLSVEELPNLNQADSMIILGFDFALNDQSPTADEFATYQVEQAKQRWQNNAVAQSLQASQAGRTYFIPAYTCLGLPGPIGTQLYLNELQQMRKG, encoded by the coding sequence ATGGTTATCAAAAAACTCCAATTGCTATTTTTGGCTGCACTGACTGCTTTTGTCATTGTGTCTTGTGGTGTTAACCATTCTGTTAGGACTGCTGTTGAGTCACCAGCAACACGTACCGATTGTCGTCGTATTCCGCATCAAATGGGCGAAACCGAAATTTGTGGAAAACCTCAGCGCGTGGTAGCCTTGGGACCCGATATGCTGGAATTGCTATTGGCGTTGGATGTCCAACCAGTAGGATTTGGTGATTATGTCCGTTTTGAGGGAGATTACGACAATCCTACGCAACAAATTCCTTACTTAGGAAATCGCATTACAAAGGCGATCGCAAACGTGGGATGGAGTGCAAATCCTTCGCTGGAAGCATTAGTCAAAGTAAAACCTGATCTCATTATCAGTCGAGCATTAAGTGCTGATTTGTACGCGACGTTATCTAAAATTGCGCCGACGTTATTTTTAAAGCAGTTTGATACAGAAGCGAATTTACGCGCGATTGCTTCCTCAGTTGACACGCCACAAGCGGAACAAGTTATTGCCCAAATGCAGCAAACTATAAGTGAAGCTCGTCAAGAATTTGCCTCAACTGTTGCTTCTCACCCACAGGTGTTAATGCTGATTGCGAGTGGTACAAGTGAGATGCGCTTAGTGAGTTCTACAGATAATCCTTGTAGTGCGTTGATTCAAGAACTAGGCTTTCAATTAGTCTATCCACCAAATTTTGATTCTGCACAACAAAAAGCCTTACCGCTGAGTGTGGAGGAACTACCAAACCTTAACCAAGCCGACTCGATGATTATCCTAGGGTTTGACTTTGCACTCAACGATCAATCGCCGACAGCTGATGAATTTGCCACTTACCAAGTAGAACAAGCAAAACAGCGTTGGCAAAACAATGCAGTAGCGCAATCATTACAAGCAAGTCAAGCGGGGCGAACTTATTTCATTCCTGCTTACACATGTCTTGGCTTACCAGGTCCTATCGGTACACAATTATACCTCAACGAACTTCAACAAATGCGTAAAGGATAA
- a CDS encoding sucrase ferredoxin has translation MTASNFVFDCQFCSVISKASGEDPIGSAKATDTWIIVELPLPWKKEGLILDSPLSPAFQAIRAGNTKLIAIAIAPDRQYSIPGYTRVFHYQRPSQSFAQFDKQEFLVPACDLEVLIAALLQQTILLNDFEKYRQPTQNIREILVCTHGNIDVACARFGTPIYEKLRKEFATLENLRVWRCSHFGGHQFAPTLIDLPTGQVWGHLEAQILPALIWRNFPVTELRPFYRGWAGLTKFEQIVERELWMQYGWNWLKYLKSGQVLAQDTVNEPWNADWAEVRLEFTAPDGSAAEVYQARVEVCGSVMSATNSGEDAIAVKQYRLV, from the coding sequence ATGACAGCCTCAAACTTTGTTTTTGATTGCCAATTTTGCTCAGTCATTTCCAAAGCCAGTGGCGAAGATCCAATTGGAAGTGCTAAAGCAACGGATACGTGGATCATTGTAGAACTGCCGCTACCTTGGAAAAAAGAAGGTTTAATACTCGATTCGCCATTAAGTCCTGCATTTCAAGCAATCCGTGCGGGAAATACAAAATTAATAGCAATTGCGATCGCGCCAGATCGCCAATATTCGATCCCAGGATATACCCGCGTATTTCACTATCAACGTCCTAGTCAATCTTTTGCGCAATTTGACAAACAAGAATTTCTCGTTCCAGCGTGCGATCTAGAAGTATTAATCGCGGCTTTATTGCAGCAAACAATACTACTAAACGACTTTGAAAAATACCGCCAACCGACGCAAAATATTCGCGAAATCTTAGTTTGCACGCATGGAAACATTGATGTCGCTTGTGCTCGATTTGGCACGCCGATTTATGAGAAGCTACGTAAAGAATTTGCTACGCTTGAAAATCTCCGTGTCTGGCGCTGTTCGCACTTTGGCGGACATCAGTTTGCACCAACTTTAATTGATTTACCCACGGGACAAGTTTGGGGACATCTCGAAGCCCAAATTTTACCCGCACTTATTTGGCGCAATTTTCCAGTCACTGAGCTACGACCATTTTATCGGGGATGGGCAGGGCTCACGAAATTTGAGCAAATCGTCGAGCGCGAACTTTGGATGCAATATGGTTGGAATTGGCTGAAATACCTGAAATCTGGACAAGTTTTGGCACAAGATACCGTGAATGAGCCGTGGAATGCAGATTGGGCTGAGGTTCGTTTAGAGTTTACAGCACCTGATGGTAGCGCAGCAGAGGTTTACCAAGCTAGGGTAGAAGTGTGTGGTTCAGTGATGAGTGCTACAAATTCGGGTGAGGATGCGATCGCAGTCAAGCAATATCGTCTTGTGTAA